ACGTCGCCCATCTGCACTTCGGGGACGATCGCGAAGCCGGTCTCGTTGACGTCGCTCACGCCGGAATGCGTATGCGGATCGATGAGTCCCGGCGTGACATGTTTGCCGCGCGCGTCGATCTCCACCGCGCCAGCAGGCGCCTGCAGCTGCGTGCCGACACGCACCACCTTTCCGGCCTGCACCAGCAGGTCGGCGTTTTCCAGCCGACCCTGCGGACCCTGCGTCCACACCGTCGCATTGCGCACGATGACGGCGGCGGGCTGCACCGGCGGCGCCGAGCGTCCGAACTCCATCGAGGGGCGCAGGTTGGGGAGGTCGATGCGCGGAACCCTCGCCGCGACCACCCCGCGGGTGGGGCCCTGGAACCGCTCGGTCCGCGTGCCGCGGTACGTGGCGTCGGTGCCGTTAGGCAGCGAGAGCCAGCCAAAGAACGCCGAGTCCGTCACCGAGCCCGCGAGCAGCACGGTGCCATCGAGGCCAACCGACTCGCCCGGGAACGTCACTTCAAGCCGGCCCGTCTCGGCGATGATGCGCGCCGTAGCGAGGTTCGTCGGGCGCGAGCCCTCCATCTCGATCGTGCCGCGGATGCGATTGAGCGGGCCTTCGAGACGGAGTACCGCGTTCTTGGCGACGCCCGGGTCGTTCGAGGCGATGGTCCACGTGCCGCGGGCATCGAGCTGAGGCGGACGCGTGACGCCGTACGCCTTGCCCTGCACCCACACGTCGCGCACGCTCGCTTCTTCCGTGAAGAGGTCGCCGTCGGCCACGACGAGGTTCGCCGCCTTGCCGGCCGCGATCGTGCCGTGCGTCTTCTCGAGGCCGAGCCAGCTGGCAGGCACCGTGGTGAGAGCGGCGAGCGCCTTGTCAGCCGGCAGGCCGCGCGCAACCGCTGTCCGCAGGTTGGGGAGGAACTGCTGCAGCGACGACAGGCCGTCGGCGGTGAGCGCAAACGGGATGTTGGCCGCCGCCAGCTGCCCCGGATTGGTCGGCGCGAGGTACCAGTGCCGCAGGTCGGCGAGGGCCACGTTTGCCGCCATCTCGGGGCTCGACACGTTGGGCGCATCGGGGAACGTCAGCGGCACGATAAGCGGCTGCGTGCGCCCCTTGAGCACGTCGAGCAGGCGATACTCCTGGCCGCTGCCGCGGAACCACGGCGTGAGTTTGTAATCCTGCGCGAGCTTGTACGCGCGCAGGTACTCCTCTTCGCTCGTGGTCTCGAAGTAGACCGGTTGCGCGCCGCTGATGGACTTTCCGAGCGCGGCAAGGGCCTCGCTCGTCTCGGGAGGCAACATCGCGCGCCCGCTGGCTTCGTAGGCGGCCCAGGCGCGCGTGTACCACTCGGCGTCCATGAACGTCTGCTTCATCAGGGCAATCGTGCCCATGGACGAGTTGGGGTACATGCCGCCGAGCGGGAAGGAGCGCTGAAAGCCAAGTGTCTGTGCGAGATCGGCGCGCAGGACGCGATCGCGGAGGCCGGCGTCGCCCAGGTTCACGACGGAGGCTGTCCCGCGGAAGATCCCCTGGCGCGGCACGGCGAGCACGGTGCCGAACCCGAGGGACCGGAGCGCGATCCGTCGGGTGCTGTCGTCCC
The Gemmatimonadaceae bacterium DNA segment above includes these coding regions:
- a CDS encoding amidohydrolase family protein, whose translation is MRAFRVLLGVAALAASSLEAQQSSRTEPVTGLRDNSTGFHALVGARVVTAPGQVLNNATVVIRNGLIQAVGAGLAAPAGARVWDLKGLTVYPGFLDASADLGGDAPPQGGDVGPTHWNPQVRAWFSTTSNARDDSTRRIALRSLGFGTVLAVPRQGIFRGTASVVNLGDAGLRDRVLRADLAQTLGFQRSFPLGGMYPNSSMGTIALMKQTFMDAEWYTRAWAAYEASGRAMLPPETSEALAALGKSISGAQPVYFETTSEEEYLRAYKLAQDYKLTPWFRGSGQEYRLLDVLKGRTQPLIVPLTFPDAPNVSSPEMAANVALADLRHWYLAPTNPGQLAAANIPFALTADGLSSLQQFLPNLRTAVARGLPADKALAALTTVPASWLGLEKTHGTIAAGKAANLVVADGDLFTEEASVRDVWVQGKAYGVTRPPQLDARGTWTIASNDPGVAKNAVLRLEGPLNRIRGTIEMEGSRPTNLATARIIAETGRLEVTFPGESVGLDGTVLLAGSVTDSAFFGWLSLPNGTDATYRGTRTERFQGPTRGVVAARVPRIDLPNLRPSMEFGRSAPPVQPAAVIVRNATVWTQGPQGRLENADLLVQAGKVVRVGTQLQAPAGAVEIDARGKHVTPGLIDPHTHSGVSDVNETGFAIVPEVQMGDVITHNNIWFYRQLAGGLTTTMIKHGSANPIGGENVYVKIRWGSLPDEYKLQGAPRTVKFALGENPKRSPARYPNTRMGVQEIIRDHFNAARDYEKEWKAWEKTKTGIPPRKDLRMEAILDILNQKLLVSSHGYRADEFLALVRLAEEFGFRIQTLQHGLEAYKIASELKKSGVAAVVWSDWGAFKMEAYDNTTYNARLLLEAGVVTSLHSDNSEISTRMNWEAGKLLRTGVKDIDALGTVTLGAAKAIAIDNRVGSLEAGKDADFVIWSGNPLSQFTRAEQTWVEGRKYFSLDEDKVLRADVARQRAQLIQAVIAASPAEQTVAPGARPSRPGNRERQ